A genomic region of Deltaproteobacteria bacterium contains the following coding sequences:
- the rlmD gene encoding 23S rRNA (uracil(1939)-C(5))-methyltransferase RlmD, whose product MALRKGDIIALTIDGMAYGGRGLGRSDGLVVFVQGGVPGDRITARIYKKKRDYAEAGMVELLFPSPDRVTAPCPYFGYCGGCQWQQVAYEKQLIYKRDHVTEALEHIGGLKQVTVHPALPSEKRFAYRNKMEFTFSDRRWYLPHELDRRKPEGDFALGLHVPGAFQKVIDIEACLLQQDMGNRIMDLVRQYARDSGIPVYGLKTHQGFWRYLTIRYSEAWNEWMVNIVTSEERQDLVQPLADLMTDRFERVATVVNNINSRGASIAVGERETVLFGDGYINDKIGPFNFRISANSFFQTNSRGAERLYETVVRYADLKGSESVLDLYSGTGTIPLFLAHRVRDVTGIEINRSATSDAEMNARENGITNCRFLCGDIREKLREISASPDLLIIDPPRAGMHKDVLAQVMTLSPEKIVYISCNPATLARDLAVMAASYDVQEIQPVDMFPHTYHIEAVARLVLRRG is encoded by the coding sequence ATGGCACTGCGTAAAGGCGATATCATCGCGCTCACCATAGATGGGATGGCCTATGGCGGGAGGGGACTCGGCCGGTCGGACGGGCTTGTCGTCTTTGTTCAGGGCGGGGTGCCGGGCGATCGAATAACAGCCAGGATCTATAAGAAAAAGCGGGATTATGCCGAGGCGGGCATGGTGGAACTTCTCTTCCCCTCTCCGGACCGGGTGACGGCCCCCTGCCCCTATTTCGGATACTGCGGCGGGTGCCAGTGGCAGCAGGTGGCCTATGAAAAGCAGTTGATTTATAAGAGGGATCACGTGACGGAGGCCCTTGAGCATATCGGGGGCCTGAAGCAGGTGACCGTTCATCCTGCCCTCCCTTCTGAAAAGAGATTCGCTTACAGAAACAAGATGGAATTCACATTCTCCGACCGGCGATGGTATCTCCCCCATGAGCTGGATCGGCGGAAACCAGAAGGTGATTTCGCCTTGGGTCTTCATGTGCCCGGGGCCTTTCAGAAGGTCATTGATATTGAGGCGTGTCTCCTTCAGCAGGATATGGGCAACCGGATCATGGACCTGGTGAGGCAGTACGCCAGGGACTCCGGGATCCCGGTATATGGTCTCAAGACCCATCAGGGGTTCTGGCGTTACCTGACGATCCGCTATTCCGAAGCATGGAATGAGTGGATGGTCAATATCGTCACATCGGAAGAGCGGCAGGATCTGGTTCAGCCCCTGGCCGATCTTATGACCGATAGGTTTGAAAGGGTTGCCACCGTGGTCAACAACATCAACAGCCGGGGGGCATCCATCGCCGTCGGTGAGCGCGAAACCGTCCTCTTCGGGGATGGATATATCAATGACAAAATAGGCCCTTTTAATTTCAGAATCTCGGCCAACTCCTTTTTTCAGACCAATTCCAGGGGAGCCGAACGGTTGTATGAAACCGTGGTCCGTTATGCAGACCTGAAGGGATCTGAATCAGTGCTTGACCTGTATAGCGGCACCGGAACCATCCCCCTTTTCCTGGCCCACAGGGTCCGGGACGTCACCGGCATTGAGATCAACAGGAGCGCCACATCGGATGCTGAAATGAACGCCCGTGAGAACGGCATTACCAACTGTCGCTTCCTATGCGGGGACATCAGAGAAAAGTTAAGGGAAATATCAGCTTCGCCGGACCTCCTCATCATCGATCCGCCCCGGGCAGGCATGCACAAAGACGTACTGGCACAGGTCATGACGTTATCGCCGGAAAAAATTGTCTATATCTCATGCAATCCGGCGACATTGGCCAGGGACCTGGCCGTGATGGCCGCTTCCTACGATGTACAGGAAATCCAGCCGGTTGACATGTTTCCCCACACCTATCATATTGAAGCCGTTGCCAGGCTGGTGCTCCGGAGAGGATAG
- a CDS encoding methyltransferase, which produces MDSEFQVIKKELLQVDAALQGLAKDKIEKAPHEIYDVYLERLNRLAAAPVPDHVVRRLVTDGDLKPAIARISGLKRQNGLRLEIRCARSIMSDADPWAALQQFVYYPNYQALARMEYGGAGLHAGDRVVFLGSGPLPLSLICLSRQYGIEGVGLEQEEGRAALSRGVINKLGLRHHIQILCENHFSLPLREPCSLVMIGADALPKAEIFDHLAGILAPGQMISYRIYEKGLRRLFDVASAFDLPPEFRECGRVRPEPPVNNTSVFAVRRGWP; this is translated from the coding sequence ATGGATTCTGAATTCCAGGTCATCAAGAAGGAACTTCTTCAAGTGGATGCCGCACTTCAGGGGCTGGCCAAGGACAAGATTGAAAAGGCGCCCCATGAGATCTATGACGTTTATCTTGAAAGACTCAACCGCCTGGCCGCAGCCCCTGTGCCGGATCACGTGGTCCGGAGGCTCGTTACGGATGGTGATCTTAAACCTGCCATTGCGCGCATTTCCGGGCTGAAGCGACAAAACGGTCTGCGTCTGGAGATCCGGTGCGCAAGATCGATAATGTCCGATGCTGACCCATGGGCCGCTCTCCAACAATTCGTCTACTACCCCAATTACCAGGCCCTGGCCCGGATGGAATATGGGGGGGCGGGGCTTCATGCCGGGGACAGGGTGGTCTTTTTAGGGAGCGGCCCGCTCCCGTTGAGCCTTATCTGCCTTTCGAGACAGTACGGTATCGAAGGGGTTGGGTTAGAACAGGAAGAGGGACGTGCCGCGCTTTCAAGAGGAGTGATCAACAAGCTGGGGCTGAGGCATCACATCCAGATCCTTTGTGAAAACCACTTTTCGCTCCCCTTGAGGGAACCGTGCAGCCTCGTCATGATAGGGGCCGATGCCCTGCCGAAGGCAGAGATATTCGACCATCTTGCAGGGATCCTTGCGCCGGGCCAGATGATTTCGTATCGGATCTATGAAAAGGGCCTGCGCCGGCTCTTTGATGTGGCGTCTGCCTTTGATCTTCCTCCGGAATTCAGGGAGTGCGGAAGGGTCCGGCCGGAACCACCGGTGAACAACACCTCTGTATTCGCCGTCAGAAGGGGTTGGCCATAA
- the truA gene encoding tRNA pseudouridine(38-40) synthase TruA yields MNRKNIKLMVAYDGTRYHGWQRQKNAMTLQEVMEAQIRVMTGEAHNLIASGRTDAGVHALNQVCNFVTRSSIPPQSFQKGLNSLLPDDIFIKDVRCVPIQFHSRYSAKSKIYEYRILNSETRDIFQRNFLWQIRPPLNVEAMAVCLSHLRGSHDFSTFRSSGSSNTDPVRSILAAKIHAPENGRLRIVMEADGFLRHMVRNIVGTLVEVGLGKMGPGRFEEIVSMKDRRLAGIKAPPQGLFLVDVRY; encoded by the coding sequence ATGAATCGCAAAAACATCAAGCTCATGGTAGCCTATGACGGCACTCGCTACCACGGATGGCAGCGGCAAAAAAATGCCATGACCCTGCAGGAGGTCATGGAAGCACAGATCCGGGTGATGACCGGGGAGGCTCACAACCTCATTGCATCGGGAAGGACCGATGCGGGGGTCCATGCCCTGAATCAGGTCTGTAATTTTGTTACCCGATCTTCCATTCCCCCTCAATCATTTCAGAAAGGGCTGAACTCCCTCCTTCCGGACGATATTTTTATCAAGGATGTCCGCTGTGTCCCGATCCAATTTCATTCCCGATACAGCGCCAAGAGCAAGATCTATGAATATCGAATATTGAACAGCGAGACCCGTGATATCTTTCAGCGCAATTTTTTGTGGCAGATCAGACCCCCCCTGAATGTGGAAGCGATGGCGGTCTGTCTGTCCCACCTGAGGGGCTCACACGACTTCTCCACTTTCAGGTCGTCGGGAAGCAGCAACACCGATCCGGTCAGATCGATCCTTGCCGCCAAGATCCATGCCCCTGAAAACGGACGCCTGCGGATTGTCATGGAGGCGGACGGCTTCTTGAGACATATGGTGCGAAATATCGTCGGAACGTTGGTGGAGGTGGGGCTGGGGAAAATGGGTCCCGGCCGTTTCGAGGAGATTGTATCCATGAAAGACCGGCGGCTGGCCGGGATCAAGGCCCCCCCTCAGGGTCTGTTCCTGGTGGACGTAAGATATTAG
- a CDS encoding cytochrome c family protein: MNINVAIQDVSFFLIGLIAALIVGWVIFPQVLYSKQAQPINFNHALHLNPDIGIEGETKKDQCLYCHEFREDGTFVGIPKLGKCTECHDDPESPLGETPEEKDFLKRYVETEEQIPWLVYSQQPDCVYFSHIAHVKMGEVACDTCHGDFADNKKLPLYFENRLTGYSRDIWGKRISGFYWNKKPSDRMKMDDCAECHTKMGQEQNNACFVCHK; the protein is encoded by the coding sequence TTGAATATTAACGTTGCGATTCAGGATGTCAGCTTCTTTCTCATCGGGCTGATTGCAGCGTTGATTGTGGGGTGGGTCATCTTTCCCCAGGTGCTCTATTCCAAGCAGGCCCAACCCATCAATTTCAATCATGCGCTGCATCTGAACCCGGATATCGGTATAGAGGGCGAAACAAAAAAAGATCAGTGCTTGTACTGTCATGAGTTCCGCGAAGACGGGACTTTCGTCGGCATCCCGAAACTCGGGAAGTGCACCGAATGTCATGACGACCCTGAATCCCCCCTTGGAGAAACCCCGGAAGAAAAAGACTTCTTGAAACGATATGTCGAAACTGAAGAACAGATCCCCTGGCTCGTCTATTCACAACAGCCCGACTGCGTCTACTTCAGCCATATCGCTCACGTCAAAATGGGGGAGGTTGCATGCGACACCTGTCACGGGGACTTTGCCGACAATAAAAAACTTCCCTTGTATTTTGAAAACCGGTTGACCGGGTACAGCAGGGATATCTGGGGTAAACGCATCTCCGGTTTCTATTGGAACAAAAAGCCGTCGGATCGTATGAAGATGGATGACTGCGCCGAGTGCCACACCAAGATGGGACAGGAACAGAACAACGCCTGTTTTGTATGTCATAAATAA
- the rpsI gene encoding 30S ribosomal protein S9, with protein sequence MAEGLLHATGKRKTAVARIWMKPGTGQITINKRPADQYLDRDADRATVLEPLILTDLRNKFNIDINVNGGGPSGQAGAIRHGISRALVDLDSGLRETLKKAGFLTRDSRMKERKKYGQPGARARFQYSKR encoded by the coding sequence ATGGCAGAGGGATTACTTCACGCTACGGGCAAGCGAAAAACAGCCGTGGCCAGGATCTGGATGAAGCCGGGAACAGGCCAAATAACCATCAATAAGAGGCCTGCCGACCAGTATCTGGATCGCGATGCGGACAGGGCAACCGTCTTAGAACCCCTTATCCTCACCGATCTGAGGAATAAATTCAATATTGATATCAACGTAAACGGGGGCGGCCCTTCCGGACAGGCCGGGGCCATACGGCATGGCATCAGCAGGGCCTTGGTCGACCTGGATTCAGGCCTGAGGGAAACCCTCAAGAAGGCGGGATTCCTGACCAGAGACTCAAGGATGAAGGAGCGAAAGAAATACGGGCAGCCCGGTGCCAGGGCCCGGTTCCAGTATTCCAAACGTTAA
- the amrS gene encoding AmmeMemoRadiSam system radical SAM enzyme, with translation MKEASLYEKLEEEKVRCFLCNHRCLIKSGARGICGVRENRAGTLMSLVYGKIIARHCDPIEKKPLFHFLPGSSSYSIATVGCNFRCTFCQNADISQMPSDQNRILGEEMAPEEIIQLTLNCRAASISYTYTEPTVFIETVLETARAAVAKGLKNVFVSNGYMTRECLEAIHPDLHAANVDLKAFNDRFYKEQCGARLKPVLNTIEAMREMGIWLEVTTLLIPGLNDSHEELRDLARFLAGIDPGIPWHISRFHPTYRLMDRPVTPVETLRRARDLGYEAGLQYVYTGNIPGDAGENTFCHRCRTTLIDRMGFQVNRNRIPEGRCPECGTRIPGIWRKDA, from the coding sequence ATGAAAGAAGCTTCTCTTTATGAAAAACTGGAGGAGGAAAAGGTTCGTTGTTTCTTGTGCAATCACAGGTGCCTGATAAAGAGCGGAGCCAGGGGGATCTGCGGGGTCCGGGAAAATCGCGCCGGGACCCTCATGAGCCTTGTGTATGGAAAGATCATTGCCCGCCATTGCGACCCGATCGAAAAAAAGCCCTTGTTTCACTTTCTTCCGGGATCGAGTTCCTATTCCATTGCCACCGTCGGGTGCAATTTCAGGTGCACCTTCTGCCAGAACGCAGATATCTCCCAGATGCCGTCGGACCAAAACCGGATCTTGGGAGAGGAGATGGCCCCGGAAGAGATCATCCAACTGACCTTGAATTGCCGCGCCGCGTCCATCTCTTATACCTACACCGAACCGACCGTCTTCATTGAGACCGTCCTTGAAACCGCGAGGGCCGCAGTTGCCAAAGGGCTGAAAAATGTTTTTGTATCCAATGGCTACATGACCAGGGAGTGCCTTGAGGCGATCCACCCAGATCTCCACGCCGCAAACGTGGATCTCAAGGCATTCAACGACCGATTCTACAAGGAACAGTGCGGCGCCAGACTGAAACCGGTTCTCAACACCATAGAAGCGATGCGGGAGATGGGGATATGGTTGGAAGTGACCACGCTTCTGATCCCAGGGCTGAACGACTCCCACGAAGAGCTCAGGGACCTGGCCCGTTTTCTGGCAGGCATCGACCCGGGCATCCCCTGGCATATCAGTCGGTTTCACCCCACCTACCGGCTTATGGACCGGCCTGTGACGCCGGTCGAGACCCTCCGGCGGGCCAGGGATCTCGGTTACGAGGCCGGATTACAATATGTCTATACCGGAAATATCCCGGGGGATGCGGGTGAAAACACCTTCTGCCACCGCTGCCGGACGACCTTGATCGACCGCATGGGATTCCAGGTGAACCGGAACCGGATTCCGGAAGGGCGGTGTCCGGAATGCGGCACCCGGATCCCCGGCATCTGGCGTAAGGACGCATGA
- a CDS encoding class I SAM-dependent methyltransferase: MKLIFDRNSARFYEAWRRSSQNRTIERSMESLVLSVLDPVPGERLLDIGCGNGTHLLMFNKLGLDVTGVDASVDMVEEARSRLGHRSVIKMGMAEDLPFDDNEFDLAVLIHTLEFLDNPLPALREAGRVARRKVFIGVLNSLSCNGILKKFQGYFGDPLFGQATFYNLWQIKSLLQLAYGDVPISWESIRIVPSFVEEMVPFGKEIAAGRHSPFGFFLGLAATMVYRVHTDNLPLKVRLKTARQSLFPARSLEDLKQRKCL; encoded by the coding sequence ATGAAACTCATCTTCGACAGGAACAGCGCCAGATTTTATGAAGCGTGGCGCCGTTCGTCACAAAACAGGACCATCGAGCGGTCGATGGAGTCGCTGGTTCTGTCTGTCCTTGATCCTGTACCTGGAGAAAGACTCCTCGATATCGGCTGCGGCAATGGGACCCATCTTCTTATGTTCAACAAACTGGGCCTGGATGTCACCGGTGTGGACGCCTCTGTTGACATGGTGGAAGAAGCAAGGTCCCGGTTGGGACATCGATCCGTCATCAAGATGGGAATGGCTGAGGACCTCCCTTTTGATGACAATGAATTTGATCTGGCAGTCCTTATCCATACGCTGGAATTTCTGGACAACCCTCTTCCGGCCTTGCGGGAGGCAGGAAGAGTCGCCCGGAGAAAGGTGTTCATCGGGGTCCTGAACAGTCTTTCGTGCAATGGTATCCTGAAAAAATTTCAGGGGTATTTCGGCGATCCCCTTTTTGGCCAGGCCACCTTCTACAATCTATGGCAGATCAAATCCCTCCTTCAGTTGGCATATGGAGACGTGCCTATTTCCTGGGAAAGCATTCGGATTGTCCCCTCCTTTGTGGAAGAGATGGTCCCCTTTGGCAAGGAAATCGCAGCGGGGAGGCATTCTCCCTTCGGGTTTTTCCTGGGACTTGCAGCTACCATGGTATACCGGGTCCATACAGACAACCTCCCCCTCAAGGTAAGGCTGAAAACGGCGAGGCAGTCATTGTTTCCGGCAAGGAGCCTCGAAGACCTGAAGCAGCGTAAGTGTCTATGA
- a CDS encoding nicotianamine synthase, which yields MHDINYFHEHELKEHDFLGCCKDCQNSLNIIQPHVLAFAERIRKYTREMLERLAPDELYQLYQLLDDLAHLEVGAHLAHLILEGAEIKAVLPLIRSYYTTFFSIHEMHLAKQLIASQDPWETLGKFPLYPRYESLIRTQVETLPGLAGRRIAFVGCGPVPMSLILMNRFYQTRSLGLESAGESMGLGREVIRSLGLEKDIEIVHGDDFLLRDLEWNAVLVAALAEPKERIFQHLRGILIEKDRNIPVIYRTYTGMRAVLHAPVTADDVTGFRTIKKVFPTGRVNNTTIFAELAR from the coding sequence ATGCATGATATCAATTATTTTCACGAGCACGAACTCAAGGAACATGATTTCTTAGGTTGCTGCAAAGACTGTCAAAACAGTCTTAATATCATCCAACCCCATGTCCTGGCCTTTGCCGAGAGGATCCGGAAATATACCCGGGAGATGCTTGAAAGGCTGGCCCCGGACGAACTCTACCAGCTATACCAGCTTCTGGATGATCTGGCCCACCTCGAGGTGGGTGCGCACCTTGCCCATCTGATCCTGGAAGGAGCGGAGATCAAGGCCGTGCTCCCGTTAATCCGGTCCTATTATACCACCTTTTTTTCCATTCACGAGATGCACCTGGCAAAACAGCTGATCGCCTCCCAAGATCCCTGGGAGACCCTTGGCAAGTTTCCCCTCTATCCCCGATACGAGTCCCTGATCAGGACGCAGGTGGAGACCCTGCCCGGCCTGGCCGGCCGTAGGATAGCCTTTGTCGGCTGCGGCCCGGTACCCATGAGTCTGATCCTCATGAACCGTTTCTACCAGACGCGATCCCTGGGCCTGGAGTCGGCCGGGGAGAGCATGGGCCTGGGCAGGGAAGTGATTCGATCTCTGGGCCTGGAGAAAGACATTGAAATCGTTCATGGAGATGATTTCCTGCTCAGGGACCTGGAGTGGAACGCGGTTCTGGTTGCAGCCCTGGCAGAACCGAAAGAGAGGATCTTTCAACATCTGAGAGGCATTCTGATAGAAAAAGACAGGAACATCCCCGTCATTTACAGGACCTATACCGGAATGAGGGCTGTACTGCACGCGCCGGTAACCGCCGATGATGTGACGGGTTTCCGCACAATCAAGAAGGTGTTTCCCACGGGCCGGGTCAACAACACCACGATCTTTGCCGAGTTGGCGAGGTGA
- the rpsU gene encoding 30S ribosomal protein S21, with translation MKVVVRDNQIEKAIKDLKRKLTKEGFFSEIKERRFYDKPSVQKKKKQAKAAKRRRKRVKRF, from the coding sequence ATGAAAGTAGTGGTTCGCGACAATCAGATCGAAAAGGCAATCAAAGACCTTAAACGAAAATTGACCAAAGAGGGGTTCTTTTCCGAGATCAAGGAGAGGCGGTTTTATGACAAACCCAGCGTCCAGAAGAAGAAAAAACAGGCCAAGGCGGCCAAGAGACGCCGCAAACGGGTCAAGCGCTTCTAG
- the rplM gene encoding 50S ribosomal protein L13 yields MKTFVAKEHEVQKKWFLVDAESKILGRLAAQIAVRLRGKHKAIFTPHADTGDFVVVINADKVSLTGKKWNNKIYYRHSGYLGGLKEISAKKLLEKKPEDVLRFAVRGMLPKNSLGRRQLKKLKIYAGSEHPHQAQQLEALEI; encoded by the coding sequence ATGAAGACATTTGTTGCTAAAGAACATGAGGTCCAGAAAAAATGGTTTTTGGTGGACGCTGAAAGCAAGATTTTGGGAAGGCTTGCGGCCCAGATTGCGGTGCGCCTGAGGGGTAAACATAAGGCTATTTTCACACCACACGCCGACACGGGTGATTTTGTGGTGGTGATCAATGCGGATAAGGTCTCTCTCACCGGAAAGAAATGGAACAACAAGATCTACTATCGGCACAGCGGCTATTTGGGCGGTCTGAAAGAGATTTCGGCCAAGAAGTTGCTTGAAAAGAAACCGGAGGATGTCTTGCGTTTTGCAGTGAGGGGCATGCTCCCCAAAAACAGCCTGGGACGACGTCAATTGAAGAAACTGAAGATATATGCCGGATCAGAACACCCGCATCAGGCGCAACAATTGGAGGCATTGGAGATCTAA